A part of Sulfurimonas sp. genomic DNA contains:
- a CDS encoding DUF1003 domain-containing protein — protein MTSINALKKTCVICKKSFLTKDIVSGELIRKEIAAEIVKSYPNWSTESFICKTDLAEFRENYLHSLLESENGELSSLEQDVVRSLKEHELLSFDIESKFEGKWSFGEQMADKIAAFGGSWVFLISFAIFLLIWIAVNSFMFISHPLDPYPFIFLNLILSCLAAIQAPIIMMSQNRQEAKDRIRSQHDYQINLKAELEIRHLHEKVDHLLSNQWNRLVQIQELQLELLSELNASKTAPENN, from the coding sequence ATGACATCAATTAACGCTCTTAAAAAAACTTGCGTTATCTGCAAAAAATCTTTTCTTACAAAAGATATTGTTTCAGGGGAATTGATACGAAAAGAGATAGCGGCAGAAATAGTAAAGTCTTACCCAAACTGGTCAACGGAAAGCTTTATTTGCAAAACCGATTTAGCTGAATTTAGAGAAAACTATCTTCATTCACTGCTCGAATCTGAAAACGGTGAACTATCTTCCCTAGAACAAGATGTAGTTCGCAGCCTTAAAGAGCATGAACTTCTCTCTTTTGATATTGAATCAAAATTTGAAGGTAAATGGTCGTTTGGTGAACAAATGGCTGATAAAATTGCTGCTTTTGGCGGCAGTTGGGTGTTTCTCATCAGCTTTGCTATTTTTCTCTTAATTTGGATTGCGGTAAATTCATTTATGTTTATATCACATCCGCTTGATCCATACCCTTTTATATTTCTAAATCTTATTCTCTCGTGTCTTGCAGCAATTCAGGCGCCGATTATTATGATGAGTCAAAATCGTCAGGAAGCAAAAGATCGTATTCGATCGCAGCATGATTATCAGATAAACCTTAAAGCTGAACTAGAAATCAGGCATCTGCATGAAAAAGTAGATCACCTTCTTTCAAACCAATGGAATCGCCTAGTGCAAATACAAGAACTCCAACTTGAATTGCTATCTGAGCTAAATGCCAGTAAAACAGCACCGGAAAATAATTAA
- a CDS encoding cation transporter: MQKSFKVLNVKCGGCTNTIKEALKDEFGEVVVDLMQEPIVITLEVKDEEAEKSFRKKIKSLGYPVEDEELGTFTKGGLKAKSFISCAIGKINQN, encoded by the coding sequence ATGCAAAAAAGTTTCAAAGTACTAAATGTCAAATGCGGCGGATGTACAAACACTATAAAAGAGGCTCTAAAAGATGAGTTTGGCGAAGTTGTCGTTGACTTGATGCAAGAACCGATAGTTATCACGCTTGAGGTAAAAGATGAAGAAGCAGAAAAAAGTTTTCGCAAAAAAATAAAATCTCTCGGTTATCCTGTTGAAGATGAAGAGCTTGGAACATTTACAAAAGGTGGTTTAAAAGCTAAAAGTTTCATTTCTTGCGCTATTGGAAAAATAAATCAAAATTAA